The Luteolibacter rhizosphaerae genome window below encodes:
- a CDS encoding glycosyltransferase: MNASPLASDPQASRAIPATVPTPTPVKKVLFIAYHFPPAGGGGVQRSLKFVKYLPECGFDPIVLTAKPNKEHRWTPTDQALADEVPASVKVHQVELPEEVHVPGKLERAARELLGMRSRFGRTWMDLVIEEGTKIAQREKPEMIFVTLSPFEGADAAAEISRRTGIPWVADLRDPWALDEFQLHRTGFHRSLEKMQMERSLRSASLIIMNTPESARRLGKTFPRLKANTIVSLTNGYDASDFTGEVEAIPGGKFSIVHSGYFHAESGLVEQKRRTQYKLLGRTVAGVERLPRSHYYLLQALEQWIKDDPAIVNDVRMRCVGVLSKSDQALIDASPAKPLFDCAGYLNHTECLRYVRAADLLFLPLHKMPAGMKAGIVPGKAYEYMASGRPILATLPASDARDFVSQAGTGVLCEPGDVAGMLAALKDQYKKWKSGAARPDWNEDFVRQFERKNLTMKLASFLRDIR; the protein is encoded by the coding sequence ATGAACGCCTCCCCCCTCGCGTCCGATCCTCAGGCCAGCCGTGCGATACCCGCCACGGTGCCTACTCCTACCCCGGTGAAAAAAGTTCTCTTCATCGCTTACCACTTCCCGCCCGCCGGTGGAGGTGGTGTCCAGCGCTCCCTGAAATTCGTGAAGTATCTGCCGGAGTGCGGCTTCGATCCCATCGTCCTGACGGCGAAGCCGAACAAGGAGCACCGCTGGACCCCGACCGATCAGGCGCTCGCGGATGAAGTTCCGGCCTCGGTCAAGGTGCATCAGGTCGAGTTGCCGGAGGAAGTGCACGTACCAGGCAAGCTCGAGCGCGCTGCCCGTGAGTTGCTCGGCATGCGCAGCCGCTTCGGCCGCACTTGGATGGATCTCGTCATCGAGGAAGGCACGAAGATCGCACAGCGGGAGAAGCCCGAGATGATCTTCGTCACGCTCTCGCCCTTCGAGGGTGCGGATGCCGCCGCGGAGATCTCACGCCGCACCGGCATTCCCTGGGTGGCGGACCTGCGTGATCCGTGGGCGCTCGATGAGTTCCAGCTTCATCGCACCGGCTTTCACCGCAGCCTTGAGAAGATGCAGATGGAGCGCTCGCTCCGCAGCGCATCGCTCATCATCATGAACACGCCGGAATCGGCACGGCGTCTCGGGAAGACCTTTCCACGCCTGAAGGCGAACACGATCGTGAGTCTCACGAACGGCTACGATGCCAGCGACTTCACCGGTGAGGTGGAAGCCATCCCCGGCGGCAAGTTCTCGATCGTGCACTCCGGCTATTTCCATGCCGAGTCCGGGCTGGTGGAGCAGAAGCGCCGCACCCAATACAAGCTACTGGGCCGCACGGTGGCCGGGGTCGAGCGCTTGCCCCGCTCTCACTACTATCTTCTCCAAGCGCTGGAGCAGTGGATCAAGGATGACCCGGCCATTGTGAACGACGTGCGCATGCGTTGTGTCGGGGTGCTGTCGAAATCCGATCAGGCCCTGATCGATGCCTCGCCCGCCAAGCCGCTCTTCGATTGCGCGGGCTATCTCAACCATACCGAATGCCTGCGCTACGTCCGCGCGGCCGATCTGCTTTTCCTGCCGCTGCACAAGATGCCCGCGGGCATGAAGGCGGGAATCGTGCCGGGCAAGGCCTACGAGTACATGGCCTCCGGCAGGCCGATCCTGGCCACCCTGCCCGCCAGCGACGCGCGCGACTTCGTCTCGCAAGCTGGCACCGGTGTGCTCTGCGAACCCGGGGATGTGGCTGGCATGCTGGCCGCTCTCAAGGATCAGTACAAAAAATGGAAATCCGGGGCCGCCCGCCCCGATTGGAACGAGGATTTCGTGCGCCAGTTCGAGCGCAAGAACCTGACCATGAAACTTGCATCCTTTCTCCGCGATATCCGCTGA
- a CDS encoding acyltransferase family protein — translation MISAKSVESLASPSSEVGAATVVAGPVAKKSQRFFHLDALRACLMFWGILVHTSTVEHSKFFRGCAEVSGLVRMEAFFIISGFLAYMLLQKYGGAATVKKRLVAIGVPFIAALVLLNPVTNYLVFVYHNHPLPFADYLAGKGTAGGAGPMNWHLHLWFLVALFVYSLLAPLLGRMVDAVMAGNGSRNTRRTHFFSGEFKFLAICLVVTAACLGSRVCFEAVKPLLPEDARYVIRSIGNFLPFYTLGMVLFASTNLRAIFSKAHWIQIALSCGLLFLAHQQAGANPGRLEEVSILASQTYLALTLSSLLFWIAGKLVKRESTAVRFLSDAAYSVYLFHFLAIYLFAFLFRPLHSQVDLMLVLVAASTFGALILLHAFVIRRVPVLAFLFNGKPLKRAP, via the coding sequence ATGATCTCTGCCAAATCCGTTGAAAGCCTTGCATCCCCTTCTTCCGAAGTCGGGGCAGCAACGGTCGTGGCCGGTCCTGTCGCGAAGAAGTCGCAGCGCTTCTTTCATCTGGATGCCCTCCGGGCTTGCCTCATGTTCTGGGGCATCCTCGTGCACACCAGCACCGTGGAGCATTCGAAGTTCTTCCGTGGCTGTGCCGAGGTTTCCGGCCTGGTGCGGATGGAGGCCTTCTTCATCATCTCTGGCTTCCTCGCCTACATGCTGCTCCAGAAGTACGGTGGTGCCGCTACCGTGAAGAAGCGCCTCGTGGCGATCGGCGTGCCCTTCATCGCAGCCCTCGTGCTGCTGAATCCGGTCACCAACTACCTAGTCTTCGTCTACCACAACCATCCGCTGCCCTTTGCCGATTACCTGGCAGGGAAGGGGACCGCGGGAGGCGCAGGGCCAATGAACTGGCACCTCCATCTCTGGTTCCTCGTGGCGCTCTTCGTCTATTCGCTGCTCGCGCCTTTACTCGGCCGGATGGTGGATGCGGTCATGGCCGGCAATGGTTCCCGCAATACGCGCCGCACCCACTTCTTCAGCGGCGAGTTCAAGTTCCTCGCGATTTGCCTGGTGGTGACGGCCGCCTGCCTCGGCTCGCGCGTCTGTTTCGAGGCGGTGAAGCCCCTCCTGCCGGAGGATGCCCGCTACGTGATCCGCTCGATCGGGAACTTCCTGCCCTTCTACACCCTGGGCATGGTGCTCTTCGCCTCCACGAATCTCCGCGCGATCTTCTCGAAGGCTCACTGGATTCAGATCGCGCTCTCCTGCGGCCTGCTCTTCCTGGCCCACCAGCAGGCCGGCGCGAACCCGGGGCGCTTGGAAGAAGTGTCCATCCTCGCGAGCCAGACCTATCTCGCCCTGACCCTCTCCAGCCTGCTCTTCTGGATCGCGGGGAAATTGGTGAAGCGGGAGAGCACCGCGGTGCGCTTCCTTTCGGATGCGGCCTACTCCGTCTATCTCTTCCACTTCCTCGCCATCTACCTCTTCGCCTTCCTCTTCAGACCCCTCCACTCGCAGGTGGACCTGATGCTTGTCCTGGTCGCCGCATCCACTTTCGGGGCCCTGATCCTGCTTCACGCTTTCGTTATCCGGCGCGTTCCCGTGCTGGCCTTCCTCTTCAACGGCAAGCCCCTCAAACGCGCGCCATGA
- a CDS encoding glycosyltransferase family 4 protein, with amino-acid sequence MSSPVRVLYSFPHKFGAGRICSTAWHQVDGAARAGAQVTLFAGSQVKPLDPAVKVRKTLSVGKLRVPYKLIGRDMACNWHDAVTAMWLNANHREIDVVHGWPLSSLRTIRVAKKHGIPVVLERPNAHTGFAYEEVAKENKNVGIELPGDHDHKFDGERLKLEETEYAEADYLLCPSEFVARTFRERGFDEAKLVRHQYGFDGARFAVPGSEPEAHDGLVMIYAGVVEPRKGLHHALKAWLASGAQEKGTFMVCGEFIPGYADLLQPMLSHPSVKVMGHRRDLPDLMRQSDLFVLSSVEEGSALVTYEARGSGCVLLVSDASGAVCEHMQNGLIHPSRDVESLTEHIRLLDADRQLLRKLRSASLSDLDKLTWDEAGRKLADVYREVRKRVA; translated from the coding sequence ATGTCCTCCCCCGTCCGAGTTCTCTACAGTTTCCCGCACAAGTTCGGTGCCGGGCGCATTTGCAGCACCGCGTGGCACCAAGTCGATGGTGCGGCACGCGCCGGGGCCCAGGTCACACTCTTCGCCGGCTCGCAGGTCAAGCCGCTCGACCCGGCGGTCAAGGTGCGCAAGACGCTCTCCGTCGGCAAATTGCGCGTGCCCTACAAGCTCATCGGCCGCGATATGGCCTGCAACTGGCACGACGCCGTCACCGCGATGTGGCTCAACGCGAACCACCGCGAGATCGACGTCGTGCATGGCTGGCCGCTCTCTTCCCTGCGCACCATCCGCGTGGCCAAGAAGCATGGCATCCCGGTGGTCCTGGAACGCCCGAACGCTCACACCGGCTTCGCCTACGAGGAAGTCGCCAAGGAGAACAAGAACGTGGGCATCGAGCTTCCCGGTGATCACGACCACAAGTTCGACGGCGAGCGCCTGAAGCTGGAGGAAACCGAGTACGCCGAGGCCGACTACCTGCTCTGCCCCTCCGAATTCGTCGCCCGCACCTTCCGCGAGCGCGGCTTCGATGAAGCCAAGCTGGTGCGCCATCAATACGGCTTCGATGGTGCCCGCTTCGCCGTCCCCGGATCCGAGCCGGAAGCTCATGACGGCCTGGTGATGATCTACGCCGGCGTCGTGGAGCCCCGCAAGGGACTGCACCATGCGCTGAAGGCCTGGTTGGCCTCAGGCGCCCAGGAGAAGGGCACCTTCATGGTCTGCGGCGAGTTCATTCCCGGCTATGCGGACCTCCTGCAGCCGATGCTTTCGCACCCGAGCGTGAAGGTCATGGGCCATCGCCGCGACTTGCCGGATCTCATGCGCCAGAGCGATCTCTTCGTCCTCTCCTCCGTGGAAGAGGGCAGCGCCTTGGTCACCTACGAGGCCCGCGGCTCCGGCTGCGTGCTGCTGGTGTCCGATGCTTCCGGCGCGGTCTGCGAGCACATGCAGAACGGCCTGATCCACCCGTCACGCGATGTGGAATCGCTCACCGAACACATCCGTTTGCTCGATGCGGACCGGCAACTGCTTCGCAAGCTGCGCTCCGCCTCCCTCTCGGATCTCGACAAGCTGACCTGGGACGAAGCGGGCCGCAAACTTGCCGACGTCTATCGCGAGGTCCGCAAGCGAGTCGCCTGA
- a CDS encoding chitobiase/beta-hexosaminidase C-terminal domain-containing protein, which produces MRIKACLSLLTLLALPFTGLAKPERIASYGPNGTHWPEKIPTPFMYDNTVANIVEVPCNWTAIRNAIQAVTNAQANSGTLILVAPGELAGNGSSSGSVPALESIGSVAWGQRVTVAPRDGYGSVKWKNGVRFLKVYGVCFAGFESIGTSGVKMQGCRRSALAWIKCTGHLGVYGTDGFVTEGIELAEVVQPDHYVVSDDSANFYTGGGGYTDFTLDGCYHAPRFFEYPYTGGKPHTDTVQFASTGGGNYSNVTLRDTAVFSANNCSIQTGNIDGLILDHSYIVSDEISKSRYPHLPGGATEGTKNAFNGSGKNFRALGGSMFYGGMALNDRDSSAPWVQVSNTTVNKYYGDLNKPQAGTWTVNEGNSIFMSAMPPYPTNSRLEEIWRNPGATTSVSRPVMIPPGGTYNAAQQVTMTCSTANATIYYTLDGSTPTTSSTRYTAPVPVSSNTTIRAFATASGSGLDPSGVQVSEYRIVNQVSTPVIAPDGGLFSSATPVTLTCPTPGASIYFTLDGSTPNTGSTLYTGSLTISSSATLKAIGIKAGAENSPVASASFAIGDSYVGSEAWANVTLPNQTGTFTISWNSIPDGNNIDGVTGVGPISVDGFEDLACIVRFWTTGFIEARNGSSYQAVTPLAYTAGVNYRFEMNINVATKRYSVTVTPAGQSPVTIATNYAFRSEQAGATFINHLALVSLKGSHIVSDVTLGNTPPPTAPTGLRVTSNP; this is translated from the coding sequence ATGAGAATCAAAGCCTGCCTATCCCTACTCACACTTCTGGCGCTGCCTTTCACGGGCTTGGCCAAGCCGGAGCGCATCGCCTCCTACGGCCCCAATGGCACCCACTGGCCGGAGAAGATCCCGACCCCCTTCATGTATGACAACACGGTGGCGAACATCGTGGAAGTCCCCTGCAATTGGACCGCGATCCGCAATGCGATCCAAGCCGTCACCAACGCTCAGGCGAACAGTGGCACGCTGATCCTGGTGGCTCCCGGCGAGCTCGCAGGGAACGGCAGTTCAAGCGGCTCCGTGCCGGCTCTGGAAAGCATCGGTTCGGTGGCCTGGGGCCAGCGGGTCACCGTGGCCCCGCGCGACGGCTACGGCTCGGTGAAATGGAAGAATGGCGTCCGCTTCCTGAAGGTCTATGGCGTCTGCTTCGCCGGCTTCGAGTCGATCGGCACCAGCGGTGTGAAGATGCAAGGCTGCCGCCGCTCGGCGCTCGCCTGGATCAAGTGCACCGGCCACCTCGGCGTCTACGGCACCGATGGATTCGTTACCGAAGGCATCGAACTGGCGGAAGTCGTCCAGCCCGATCACTACGTGGTCAGCGACGACTCGGCGAACTTCTACACCGGCGGCGGCGGCTACACCGACTTCACGCTCGACGGCTGCTATCACGCCCCGCGCTTCTTCGAGTATCCCTACACCGGCGGCAAGCCGCACACCGATACCGTCCAGTTCGCCTCCACCGGCGGCGGCAATTACTCGAATGTCACCCTTCGCGACACCGCGGTTTTCTCCGCCAACAACTGCTCGATCCAGACCGGCAATATCGACGGCCTGATCCTCGACCACAGCTACATCGTCTCCGACGAGATCTCGAAGTCGCGATATCCTCACCTTCCCGGCGGAGCCACGGAGGGCACCAAGAATGCCTTCAATGGCTCCGGCAAGAACTTCCGCGCCCTGGGCGGATCCATGTTTTACGGCGGCATGGCCCTGAACGACCGCGACTCCTCCGCTCCCTGGGTGCAGGTCTCGAATACCACCGTGAACAAGTATTACGGTGATCTCAACAAGCCGCAGGCCGGAACTTGGACCGTCAACGAGGGAAACTCGATCTTCATGTCCGCGATGCCGCCTTACCCGACGAATTCGCGCCTTGAGGAGATCTGGAGAAACCCGGGTGCAACGACCAGCGTTTCCCGTCCGGTGATGATCCCGCCCGGCGGCACCTACAATGCGGCCCAACAGGTGACCATGACCTGCTCCACGGCCAACGCCACGATCTACTACACGCTCGACGGCAGCACGCCCACGACCTCGTCCACCCGCTACACCGCGCCGGTCCCGGTCTCCTCCAACACCACGATCCGCGCCTTCGCCACCGCGAGCGGCAGCGGCTTGGACCCCTCGGGAGTGCAGGTGTCGGAATACCGCATCGTGAACCAAGTCAGCACGCCGGTCATCGCTCCGGATGGCGGCCTCTTCAGCAGCGCCACTCCAGTCACCCTGACCTGCCCGACTCCAGGCGCCTCGATCTACTTCACCTTGGATGGCAGCACGCCGAATACCGGCTCCACCCTCTACACCGGCAGCCTGACGATCTCGTCCTCCGCGACGCTGAAGGCCATCGGCATCAAGGCGGGAGCGGAGAACAGCCCGGTGGCATCCGCCAGCTTCGCCATCGGTGACTCCTACGTGGGCTCCGAGGCATGGGCGAATGTCACCCTGCCCAACCAGACCGGCACCTTCACCATCAGTTGGAACTCGATTCCGGATGGCAACAACATCGACGGCGTCACCGGCGTCGGGCCGATCTCGGTCGATGGCTTCGAGGACCTTGCCTGCATCGTCCGGTTCTGGACCACCGGCTTCATCGAGGCCCGGAACGGCAGCTCCTATCAAGCGGTCACCCCCTTGGCCTACACGGCCGGCGTGAACTACCGCTTCGAGATGAACATCAATGTCGCCACAAAACGCTACTCGGTCACCGTCACGCCGGCGGGCCAGAGCCCGGTGACGATCGCCACCAACTACGCCTTCCGCAGCGAGCAGGCTGGCGCGACCTTTATCAATCACCTGGCCTTGGTATCCCTGAAGGGTTCCCACATCGTCTCTGACGTAACGCTCGGCAACACGCCGCCGCCGACCGCTCCGACCGGCCTGCGGGTCACCTCGAATCCCTGA
- a CDS encoding glycosyltransferase family 2 protein, with protein MISVVIPSYNRRDCVVALLRDVFAQQAVDFEVIVVDDCSPDDSVEAFRREFPRARIFVNEKNGGPAVTRNRGIREAKGDIIVGFDSDVTIPDVRLLLKVANRFNEHPQVDGLAFRLLKPDGKSEDSPRWWHPVPIDKYADKQFYTSYFSGTAYAFRREALVEAGMYPEILYMHYEEVELAYRILDGGGEILHCPDLVALHHANEVSRRSEVTVFYKPRNQILLAAACLPGFAAVQYAAPRVVYQFVKACRGGHVKDFFRAMRSARTLLPTLMRSRKPLKYETLQRIVAMKHGLAP; from the coding sequence ATGATCAGCGTCGTTATTCCCAGCTACAATCGCCGGGACTGCGTTGTGGCCTTGCTGCGCGATGTCTTCGCCCAGCAGGCCGTGGACTTCGAAGTCATCGTCGTCGACGACTGCTCGCCGGACGACAGCGTCGAGGCTTTCCGCCGCGAGTTCCCGCGCGCGCGAATTTTCGTGAATGAAAAGAACGGCGGCCCCGCCGTGACCCGCAACCGCGGGATCCGCGAGGCGAAGGGCGATATCATCGTCGGCTTCGACAGCGACGTGACCATCCCCGACGTGCGGCTCCTGCTGAAAGTGGCGAACCGCTTCAACGAGCATCCGCAGGTGGATGGTCTCGCCTTCCGCCTTCTCAAGCCGGATGGCAAGTCGGAGGACTCCCCCCGCTGGTGGCATCCGGTCCCGATCGACAAGTATGCCGACAAGCAGTTCTACACCTCCTACTTCAGCGGTACGGCCTATGCCTTCCGTCGCGAGGCGTTGGTCGAGGCCGGCATGTACCCGGAGATCCTCTACATGCACTACGAGGAGGTAGAGCTCGCTTACCGTATCCTCGACGGGGGAGGGGAGATCCTCCACTGCCCGGATCTGGTGGCGCTCCACCACGCCAACGAGGTCTCCCGGCGCAGCGAAGTGACCGTTTTCTACAAGCCTCGGAATCAAATTTTGCTGGCTGCCGCATGTCTGCCCGGCTTTGCGGCGGTCCAGTACGCGGCTCCGCGGGTGGTGTATCAATTTGTGAAGGCCTGCAGGGGTGGACACGTGAAGGACTTCTTCCGCGCGATGCGATCTGCACGAACCCTTCTTCCGACCTTGATGCGGAGCCGCAAGCCATTGAAATACGAAACCTTACAGCGAATCGTGGCAATGAAGCACGGGCTCGCACCGTGA
- a CDS encoding glycosyltransferase family 2 protein, protein MKADVAIVIVSYNSEDHIGSCLDSVFAQRKAVNQQVIVVDNNSRDGTVEFIRKNYPQVQLVLPGENLGFAKGVNLGVKHADAEFVLLLNPDTEILDHAVDTIVEFARKNPGHGLYGGRTLRPDGSLEPSSCWGLPSLWSMALFSFGLTTIAPRNRFLDPESLGSWQRDTVREVGVITGCFLLSPVEVWNKLGGLDERYFMYGEDADLAMRAHHAGYRPVICPDAKLVHEVGGCSDTPVHKTMLLYRGKASLVRFHWTGLSRSLGLFFLATGTGLRAAVSKVRSSPGRNDSAGRWQTLWKEREDWLQGYGTGNAA, encoded by the coding sequence ATGAAAGCTGACGTAGCCATTGTCATCGTGTCCTACAATTCGGAGGACCACATCGGATCCTGCCTCGATAGCGTGTTCGCGCAGAGGAAGGCCGTTAACCAGCAGGTCATCGTCGTGGATAACAATTCCCGCGATGGCACCGTCGAGTTCATCCGCAAGAACTATCCGCAGGTGCAGCTCGTGCTGCCGGGCGAGAACCTCGGTTTCGCCAAGGGCGTGAACCTCGGGGTGAAGCATGCGGACGCCGAGTTCGTGCTTTTGCTCAACCCGGATACGGAGATCCTGGATCACGCCGTGGACACCATCGTGGAGTTCGCGCGCAAGAATCCGGGTCACGGCCTCTATGGCGGCCGCACCTTGCGTCCGGATGGCAGCCTCGAGCCGTCTTCCTGCTGGGGGTTACCGAGCCTTTGGAGCATGGCGCTCTTCTCCTTCGGCCTCACCACCATCGCGCCGCGGAACCGCTTCCTCGATCCCGAGTCGCTCGGCAGCTGGCAGCGCGATACCGTGCGCGAAGTGGGCGTGATCACCGGGTGCTTCCTGCTCAGCCCGGTCGAGGTTTGGAACAAGCTGGGCGGTCTGGACGAACGCTACTTCATGTATGGCGAGGATGCGGATCTGGCGATGCGCGCTCACCACGCCGGCTACCGGCCCGTGATCTGTCCGGATGCCAAGCTCGTCCACGAGGTGGGCGGCTGCTCGGACACGCCGGTGCACAAGACCATGCTGCTGTATCGTGGCAAGGCCAGCTTGGTCCGCTTCCACTGGACCGGCTTGTCCCGCTCGCTCGGCCTCTTCTTCCTCGCCACCGGCACCGGCCTGCGCGCCGCGGTGAGCAAGGTTCGCTCAAGCCCCGGGCGCAACGATAGCGCCGGCCGCTGGCAGACGCTCTGGAAGGAGCGTGAGGACTGGCTCCAAGGCTACGGCACCGGCAACGCCGCCTGA
- a CDS encoding acyltransferase: MSSSLSKAISAACSVLDPRNYLHALRLIHFYGYSHVAPRRKLVAGKGTGISPNVSFRNGERIQMGHDCHIGERCRLWAGDSTGRIIIGNYVSLAPDVFITASDYKFEAGKPFRQQPKNERDIRIGNDVWLGAQVVVTAGVTIGDGCIVGAGAVVTKDLPAGSIAGGVPARVIGTREPALA; the protein is encoded by the coding sequence ATGAGTTCTTCGCTCTCCAAGGCGATCTCCGCGGCGTGCTCGGTGCTCGATCCGCGGAACTACCTGCACGCCCTGCGGCTGATCCATTTCTATGGATACAGCCACGTCGCGCCGCGCCGCAAGCTGGTGGCAGGGAAGGGGACCGGCATTTCCCCGAACGTGTCCTTCCGCAATGGCGAGCGGATACAGATGGGACATGATTGCCACATCGGTGAGCGCTGCCGCCTCTGGGCCGGAGATTCCACCGGCCGGATTATCATCGGCAATTACGTGTCGCTCGCTCCGGACGTTTTCATTACCGCCTCCGACTACAAGTTCGAGGCGGGTAAGCCCTTCCGGCAGCAGCCGAAGAACGAGCGCGACATCCGCATCGGCAATGATGTCTGGCTCGGTGCCCAAGTGGTGGTCACCGCCGGCGTGACCATCGGTGACGGCTGTATTGTCGGTGCCGGTGCCGTCGTTACCAAAGATCTTCCCGCCGGCTCGATTGCCGGCGGAGTCCCCGCCCGGGTTATCGGCACTCGTGAACCCGCTCTAGCTTAA
- a CDS encoding glycosyltransferase produces the protein MILVTVGTDMPFDRMMKVVDEWAGESGRKDVFAQIGEGGWEPRHIPFVNFFDPAEFKQHFAEARLIIGHAGMGTILSALLHGKPILVMPKLARLGEHRNEHQTATAKRMMELGNVNVAFDEDEMRAKLSLVDSLQARGPIGAYASGPLVEGIRDFIFTGKGKRA, from the coding sequence ATGATCCTAGTAACCGTAGGCACCGACATGCCCTTCGACCGCATGATGAAGGTCGTGGACGAGTGGGCTGGCGAGAGCGGGCGCAAGGATGTCTTCGCCCAGATCGGCGAGGGCGGCTGGGAACCCCGCCATATCCCCTTCGTCAATTTCTTCGACCCCGCCGAGTTCAAGCAGCACTTTGCCGAGGCCCGGTTGATCATCGGGCATGCTGGCATGGGCACGATTCTCTCGGCGCTCCTGCACGGCAAGCCGATCCTGGTGATGCCGAAGCTGGCCCGCCTCGGCGAGCATCGCAACGAGCACCAGACCGCCACCGCCAAGCGGATGATGGAGCTGGGCAATGTGAACGTGGCCTTCGACGAGGACGAGATGCGCGCCAAGCTCTCCTTGGTCGATAGCCTCCAGGCCCGCGGACCCATCGGGGCGTATGCTTCCGGCCCGCTGGTGGAAGGCATCCGCGACTTCATCTTCACCGGAAAGGGCAAACGCGCATGA
- a CDS encoding sugar transferase: MIRLRHKVLIHSFRVLDQLILVAAAALIIYFRPEIALRGGTLATTATYRFADTIGMLLLALGWVGIFAYCIRYKADRFVALKTQLKDLLKATSLASFWLAMVCGIFKVRSITTENVFLFFAAVSAAGVVSRLALRMMLMSARRSGYNYRFLLVIGANARANQVVSRIDARPELGYKIVGFVAENEAARDSWAETPGNRGEVLGLLPDLQSVLKRERVDEMIVCLPVDSRFSDIVKVVQHARDLGVVVRLMPDLEDGSLFKSLHLEEFEGEHVVTLFREQMLLQLLAKRAVDTVVSAAALIVLAPLMITVAILIKVTSPGPVFFAQDRVGMNQRRFRIYKFRSMCVDAEARKKDLAHLNEIADGPAFKMKNDPRITKIGRFIRKTSIDELPQLFNVLHGEMSLVGPRPPLPEEVKKYEWLFRKRLSVKPGITCVWQISGRSNITFERWMEMDNEYIENWSIWLDIKILFKTIPAVLLGRGAA, encoded by the coding sequence ATGATTCGCCTCCGTCATAAGGTGCTGATCCATAGTTTCCGCGTACTGGATCAGTTGATACTCGTCGCCGCGGCTGCCCTCATTATCTACTTCCGTCCCGAGATCGCCTTGCGCGGCGGGACACTCGCCACCACGGCGACCTACCGCTTTGCGGATACGATCGGCATGCTGCTCCTGGCCCTCGGCTGGGTCGGCATCTTCGCCTACTGCATCCGGTACAAGGCCGACCGCTTCGTCGCGCTGAAGACCCAGCTCAAGGACTTGCTGAAGGCGACGAGCCTCGCGTCCTTCTGGCTGGCCATGGTCTGCGGCATCTTCAAGGTCCGCAGCATCACCACGGAGAATGTCTTCCTGTTCTTCGCGGCGGTGAGTGCGGCTGGCGTGGTCAGCCGCCTGGCGCTGCGCATGATGCTGATGAGCGCCCGGCGCTCGGGATACAATTACCGCTTCCTGCTGGTCATCGGAGCGAATGCGCGGGCGAACCAGGTGGTCTCCCGCATCGATGCCCGTCCGGAGCTCGGCTACAAGATCGTCGGCTTCGTGGCCGAGAACGAAGCGGCCCGCGATTCGTGGGCGGAGACGCCGGGGAACCGCGGCGAGGTGCTCGGCCTGTTGCCGGATCTCCAGTCGGTTCTCAAGCGCGAGCGAGTGGACGAGATGATCGTCTGCCTGCCGGTTGATTCGCGCTTCAGCGATATCGTGAAAGTGGTGCAGCATGCGCGGGACCTGGGCGTGGTGGTGCGCTTGATGCCGGATTTGGAAGACGGCTCGCTCTTCAAGAGTCTGCACCTGGAAGAGTTCGAGGGCGAACACGTCGTCACGCTCTTCCGCGAGCAGATGCTGCTACAGCTTCTCGCGAAGCGTGCGGTGGATACGGTGGTGTCCGCTGCCGCGCTGATCGTGCTGGCGCCGCTGATGATCACGGTGGCGATCTTGATCAAGGTGACGAGCCCCGGTCCGGTGTTCTTCGCCCAAGACCGCGTGGGCATGAACCAGCGCCGCTTCCGGATCTACAAGTTCCGCTCGATGTGCGTCGATGCGGAGGCAAGGAAGAAGGATCTGGCCCATCTCAACGAGATTGCGGACGGGCCGGCCTTCAAGATGAAGAACGATCCGCGCATCACGAAGATCGGCCGCTTCATCCGTAAGACCAGCATCGACGAGCTGCCGCAGCTCTTCAACGTGCTGCACGGCGAGATGAGCCTAGTGGGCCCGCGCCCGCCGCTGCCGGAGGAGGTGAAGAAATACGAGTGGCTCTTCCGCAAGCGTCTCTCGGTGAAGCCGGGTATCACCTGCGTCTGGCAGATCAGCGGCCGGAGCAACATCACCTTCGAGCGCTGGATGGAGATGGACAACGAATACATCGAGAACTGGTCGATCTGGCTCGATATCAAGATCCTCTTCAAAACCATTCCCGCCGTGCTTCTCGGCCGCGGTGCCGCCTGA